Proteins from a single region of Aquipuribacter sp. SD81:
- a CDS encoding DUF421 domain-containing protein, producing MSLAFFPGWEQLLGTAVRTLLVYAVVLALVRVAGRRTLAQLSAFDVVVTVAAGTVVGSTALPSTVTVADGVTVVAVLFVLQVVIGALRQRFPVVARVVDFEPRRLVRDGVMDVRRAPTTAQFTQDDLAAKLREQGVTRLEDVRVAVLEPTGKVSVLRVGDVGGGDVGLFGRVPERK from the coding sequence ATGTCTCTCGCTTTCTTCCCCGGCTGGGAGCAGCTTCTCGGCACCGCGGTCCGCACGCTGCTCGTGTACGCCGTCGTCCTCGCGCTGGTCCGGGTAGCCGGTCGCCGCACCCTCGCGCAGTTGTCGGCGTTCGACGTCGTCGTCACGGTGGCGGCGGGAACGGTCGTCGGTTCGACTGCGCTGCCCTCCACGGTGACGGTGGCCGACGGCGTGACCGTCGTGGCCGTGCTGTTCGTGCTGCAGGTGGTCATCGGTGCCCTGCGGCAGCGCTTCCCCGTCGTCGCGCGGGTCGTCGACTTCGAGCCGCGTCGACTCGTGCGCGACGGGGTGATGGACGTGCGGCGCGCGCCCACGACCGCCCAGTTCACACAGGACGACCTCGCCGCCAAGCTCCGTGAGCAGGGCGTCACGCGGCTCGAGGACGTGCGGGTGGCCGTGCTCGAGCCGACCGGCAAGGTGTCGGTGCTCCGGGTCGGCGACGTCGGCGGGGGCGACGTCGGCCTGTTCGGGCGAGTGCCCGAGCGCAAGTAG
- a CDS encoding HNH endonuclease signature motif containing protein — protein MAALVVEVPRWDPLPARLAAAGAALDGLVEQVEAESRAASGAGGLPGLAARVREVDRLITRWQAVRLALVRAADTADVAGSSGASGTSAWLAGRSKTSGAAAAADVALAGDLAVSLPVTREAMSAGDVPRESAAVIARAMRDLPAGLSAARRAAVERRLVARAREVSPAELRRLAARAVEAARLSARDVAAHEDTVQRSEEERARARARLSWRDNTDGTTDVWATLPSASAAVLVKAVQQMTAPRRSRRTDTGEPGTKQPGGPGAGEPGRGEPSTATGRQQAQMAAPTAQKRANQRGLALADLLEHLPTDRLHGKVAATVVVTMSLAQLHEATGNLGTARLDTGHAVSAGQARRLACGAGVVPAVLGGASLPLDLGRAGRFFTEAHRTALATVYDTCAARDCDRPYAWTELHHEDPWSTGGTTDLAKAVPLCGHHHRRVHDPTYQHSVTTDRTGRKQVTYTRRT, from the coding sequence ATGGCGGCGTTGGTGGTAGAGGTCCCTCGCTGGGACCCGCTGCCCGCGCGCCTGGCCGCCGCCGGTGCCGCGTTGGACGGGCTGGTGGAGCAGGTCGAGGCCGAGAGCCGTGCCGCTTCGGGTGCCGGTGGTCTTCCTGGGTTGGCGGCGCGGGTGCGTGAGGTGGACCGGTTGATCACGCGCTGGCAGGCGGTGCGCCTGGCGTTGGTGCGGGCCGCGGACACCGCCGACGTCGCGGGGTCCTCGGGTGCGTCGGGGACGTCGGCGTGGCTGGCGGGCCGCTCGAAGACGAGCGGCGCGGCGGCGGCGGCGGACGTGGCGCTGGCCGGTGACCTGGCGGTGTCGTTGCCGGTGACGCGGGAGGCGATGAGCGCCGGGGACGTACCGCGGGAGTCCGCGGCGGTAATCGCGCGGGCGATGCGGGACCTGCCCGCTGGCTTGTCCGCGGCACGCCGGGCGGCGGTGGAACGCCGGCTGGTCGCCCGGGCGCGGGAGGTGTCCCCGGCCGAGCTGCGGCGCCTGGCGGCGCGGGCGGTCGAGGCGGCGCGGCTGTCGGCGCGAGACGTCGCCGCGCACGAGGACACCGTCCAGCGCTCGGAGGAGGAACGCGCGCGGGCGAGGGCGCGGTTGTCGTGGCGGGACAACACCGACGGCACCACCGATGTGTGGGCGACCCTGCCCAGTGCCTCCGCGGCGGTGCTGGTGAAGGCGGTGCAGCAGATGACCGCACCCCGCCGCTCGCGGCGCACGGATACAGGTGAGCCCGGCACGAAGCAGCCCGGCGGGCCCGGCGCGGGTGAGCCAGGCAGAGGTGAGCCGTCTACGGCGACTGGGCGGCAGCAGGCGCAGATGGCGGCGCCGACGGCGCAGAAGCGGGCGAACCAGCGGGGCCTGGCGTTGGCGGACCTGCTGGAGCACCTGCCGACCGACCGGCTGCACGGCAAGGTCGCCGCCACCGTCGTGGTCACGATGAGCCTCGCCCAGCTGCACGAGGCGACCGGGAACCTCGGCACCGCCCGCCTGGACACCGGACACGCGGTCTCGGCCGGGCAGGCCCGGCGCCTGGCGTGCGGGGCCGGTGTCGTACCCGCCGTCCTCGGGGGTGCCTCGCTGCCGCTGGACCTCGGCCGGGCCGGCCGGTTCTTCACCGAGGCCCACCGCACCGCCCTGGCCACCGTGTACGACACGTGCGCCGCCCGAGACTGCGACCGGCCCTACGCGTGGACCGAGCTGCACCACGAGGACCCCTGGTCCACCGGCGGCACCACCGACCTCGCCAAGGCCGTCCCGTTGTGCGGGCACCACCACCGACGCGTCCACGACCCCACCTACCAGCACTCCGTCACCACCGACCGCACCGGACGCAAACAGGTCACCTACACCCGGCGGACGTAG
- a CDS encoding cation:proton antiporter domain-containing protein: MLVDLLLLASAVLAVGYVAVARPFDRAPLSLPLVALLAGVALGPWGAGVLDVPSLAEDPEALEHPLRILLALSVMGVALRYPVHAFRSVARPVLLLLLVVMPVMAVVTGVLAWATLGMPLAAAALVGAACSPTDPVLASSVVTGAPAERDVPARTRQIVSAESGANDGLALPVVLVALAVAGATSGAQAALDALREVGGAVVLGVLAGAATGLALRRAEDHRVSSHGPRLVVTALLALGVLGASGVLRLDGVLASFVAGLAFNAAATGPDRTQDVEVDEAVNKVAVLPLFLVLGAELPWQQWADFGAGAVLLVLGALVLRRLPIVLLLARPLGLGWPQAAFAGWFGPVGVSALFYAVLEHREADVSAEVVAAVMLVVVASTVVHGVTTLPGRRLLARATN, encoded by the coding sequence GTGCTCGTCGACCTGCTTCTCCTGGCCTCCGCCGTCCTCGCGGTCGGCTACGTCGCCGTCGCGCGCCCCTTCGACCGCGCACCCCTGTCGCTGCCGCTCGTCGCGCTCCTCGCCGGGGTCGCGCTCGGCCCGTGGGGTGCGGGCGTGCTCGACGTCCCCTCGCTCGCGGAGGACCCCGAGGCGCTGGAGCACCCGCTCCGGATCCTGCTGGCCCTGTCGGTCATGGGCGTCGCGCTGCGCTACCCGGTGCACGCCTTCCGGTCGGTCGCGCGCCCCGTCCTGCTGCTCCTGCTCGTCGTCATGCCGGTCATGGCGGTGGTGACGGGCGTCCTCGCGTGGGCCACGCTCGGCATGCCGCTGGCCGCAGCGGCGCTCGTGGGTGCCGCCTGCTCCCCCACGGACCCGGTGCTCGCCTCCAGCGTCGTGACCGGCGCGCCCGCGGAGCGCGACGTGCCCGCCCGCACCCGGCAGATCGTGAGCGCGGAGTCGGGGGCGAACGACGGCCTCGCGCTGCCGGTGGTGCTCGTCGCGCTCGCGGTGGCGGGCGCCACGAGCGGCGCGCAGGCGGCGCTGGACGCGCTCCGTGAGGTCGGCGGGGCGGTGGTGCTCGGCGTGCTCGCGGGGGCCGCGACGGGCCTTGCGCTGCGTCGGGCCGAGGACCACCGCGTGAGCTCCCACGGCCCCCGGCTGGTGGTGACGGCTCTGCTCGCGCTCGGCGTGCTCGGCGCCTCGGGCGTCCTGCGCCTCGACGGCGTGCTGGCGTCGTTCGTCGCCGGGCTCGCCTTCAACGCCGCCGCGACCGGACCCGACCGGACGCAGGACGTCGAGGTGGACGAGGCGGTCAACAAGGTGGCCGTCCTCCCGCTCTTCCTCGTGCTCGGCGCCGAGCTGCCGTGGCAGCAGTGGGCCGACTTCGGGGCCGGCGCCGTCCTGCTCGTGCTCGGCGCGCTCGTGCTGCGCCGGCTGCCGATCGTCCTGCTGCTCGCTCGTCCGCTGGGGCTGGGGTGGCCGCAGGCGGCGTTCGCCGGCTGGTTCGGACCCGTCGGGGTCTCGGCGTTGTTCTACGCGGTCCTCGAGCACCGGGAGGCCGACGTGTCCGCCGAGGTCGTCGCCGCGGTGATGCTCGTGGTCGTCGCGAGCACGGTGGTGCACGGTGTCACGACCCTCCCCGGCCGCCGCCTGCTCGCCCGCGCCACAAACTGA
- a CDS encoding SDR family NAD(P)-dependent oxidoreductase has product MTQRFEGRRVLVTGGSRGIGADVAVAFAREGAAVAVNGRSRSDALEDVLRRCEEAGATAVAAVGDVSDAEQAAQAVRTAQERLGGLDVLVNNAGTLNESPLVDLELEQWDAMVASDLRSVYLCTHEALPGMVEQGWGRVINLTSQLAVKGAPGMAHYSAAKAGVIGFTRSVAREVAQEGVLVNAVAPGPVETDMTDDLDDDWKQQKTAELPLGRFARVEEITPSVLLLAASPDGDVYVGQTLHPNSGDVMP; this is encoded by the coding sequence ATGACGCAGAGGTTCGAGGGACGACGGGTGCTCGTCACGGGCGGCAGCCGCGGCATCGGCGCGGACGTCGCCGTGGCGTTCGCGAGGGAGGGCGCGGCCGTGGCGGTCAACGGCCGCTCGCGCTCCGACGCGCTGGAGGACGTGCTCCGCCGGTGCGAGGAGGCCGGCGCGACCGCGGTCGCCGCCGTCGGCGACGTGTCCGACGCCGAGCAGGCGGCCCAGGCGGTGCGGACCGCACAGGAACGGCTCGGCGGGCTGGACGTGCTGGTGAACAACGCCGGCACGCTGAACGAGTCGCCGCTGGTCGACCTCGAGCTGGAGCAGTGGGACGCCATGGTCGCCAGCGACCTCCGCAGCGTCTACCTGTGCACCCACGAGGCCCTGCCCGGCATGGTCGAGCAGGGGTGGGGGCGCGTCATCAACCTCACGTCGCAGCTCGCGGTGAAGGGCGCACCGGGCATGGCGCACTACAGCGCGGCGAAGGCCGGCGTCATCGGCTTCACCCGCTCGGTCGCGCGCGAGGTCGCGCAGGAGGGCGTCCTCGTGAACGCGGTCGCGCCGGGGCCGGTCGAGACGGACATGACCGACGACCTCGACGACGACTGGAAGCAGCAGAAGACCGCCGAGCTGCCGCTCGGGCGCTTCGCCCGGGTCGAGGAGATCACCCCGAGCGTGCTGCTGCTCGCGGCCTCGCCCGACGGCGACGTGTACGTCGGGCAGACGCTGCACCCCAACAGCGGCGACGTGATGCCCTGA
- a CDS encoding alpha-hydroxy-acid oxidizing protein, with protein sequence MTSATGPGSAPPRDTLGRAVQSHVYRAGALGRRPRVPVAPDRLQRAARRAMSRRAWAYVAGSAGTEATAAANRAALDRHRLVPRVLRDVAVRDLGTEVLGRRRATPLLLAPMGAMGLVRRDADLAVARAAGAARVPLVVSTQASTPMEDTARALGGGEWWFQLYWSRDDDLVTSLVRRAEAAGASALVVTLDTHVLGWRPRDLDLGHLPFARGEGIAQYTSDPVFLELVHRRARTAPSGPRPRPTPAALATLASLTARFPGGSFAERLRSPLPRAAVETFLDVFSRSDLTWQHLARLRERTRLPILLKGVQHADDASRALDAGVDGVVVSNHGGRQVDGAVGALDALPAVVARVGGRVPVLFDSGVRTGADVAKALALGADLVGLGRPWAYGLAVGGAAGVGEVVRNVLAELDLTLALLGARDVADLRQPGVLGGSTASSVPGADDVVGTADGGAPA encoded by the coding sequence ATGACCTCCGCGACGGGACCCGGGTCCGCGCCACCCCGCGACACGCTCGGGCGGGCCGTCCAGTCGCACGTCTACCGCGCCGGCGCCCTGGGGCGACGGCCGCGGGTACCGGTCGCGCCGGACCGGCTGCAGCGTGCGGCGCGCCGGGCCATGAGCCGCCGGGCGTGGGCGTACGTGGCCGGCTCGGCGGGCACGGAGGCGACGGCGGCGGCGAACCGGGCCGCCCTCGACCGCCACCGTCTGGTGCCGCGGGTGCTCCGCGACGTCGCCGTGCGCGACCTCGGCACCGAGGTGCTGGGCCGTCGGCGTGCGACCCCGCTGCTGCTCGCGCCCATGGGCGCCATGGGTCTGGTCCGGCGGGACGCGGATCTCGCGGTGGCCCGTGCGGCCGGGGCGGCCCGCGTGCCCCTCGTCGTGTCGACGCAGGCGTCGACCCCGATGGAGGACACGGCGCGCGCGCTCGGCGGTGGAGAGTGGTGGTTCCAGCTCTACTGGAGCCGCGACGACGACCTCGTGACCAGCCTGGTCCGGCGTGCGGAGGCGGCCGGCGCCTCCGCCCTCGTCGTCACCCTCGACACGCATGTGCTCGGCTGGCGGCCGCGGGACCTGGACCTCGGCCACCTGCCGTTCGCGCGCGGTGAGGGCATCGCGCAGTACACGTCCGACCCCGTGTTCCTCGAGCTCGTGCACCGCCGGGCGCGGACCGCACCGAGCGGCCCGCGGCCCCGGCCGACGCCGGCGGCCCTCGCGACGCTCGCCTCGCTCACCGCGCGCTTCCCCGGCGGGTCGTTCGCCGAGCGCCTCCGCTCGCCGCTGCCGCGCGCGGCGGTCGAGACCTTCCTCGACGTGTTCTCGCGCAGCGACCTCACGTGGCAGCACCTCGCACGGCTGCGGGAGCGGACGCGGCTGCCGATCCTGCTCAAGGGCGTGCAGCACGCCGACGACGCGTCCCGCGCGCTCGACGCCGGGGTGGACGGCGTCGTCGTGTCGAACCACGGGGGGCGCCAGGTCGACGGCGCGGTCGGTGCGCTCGACGCGCTGCCCGCCGTCGTCGCCCGCGTCGGCGGCCGCGTGCCCGTCCTCTTCGACAGCGGCGTGCGGACCGGCGCCGACGTCGCGAAGGCGCTCGCCCTCGGCGCCGACCTCGTGGGTCTCGGGCGGCCCTGGGCCTACGGGCTGGCCGTCGGTGGTGCCGCGGGGGTCGGTGAGGTGGTGCGCAACGTGCTCGCGGAGCTCGACCTCACCCTCGCGCTGCTCGGCGCGCGCGACGTCGCGGACCTGCGTCAGCCCGGCGTCCTCGGCGGGAGCACGGCGTCGTCGGTGCCCGGCGCCGACGACGTGGTGGGCACCGCCGACGGGGGGGCACCCGCGTGA
- a CDS encoding cation:proton antiporter: MTALLLVFAACLLVAVLVSSLAGRTVLSTAVLFLVAGFVVGDGVTGLVPLDPDDEVVAGLAELALFSVLFTDGMRVGWRDLRSAWRLPGRALALGLPLTLAVTALLAHLLLGLGWVESLLLGAVLAPTDPVFAAALVGDEKVPPRLRHLLNVESGVNDGLALPFVVVFLAVASQSEDLHPGALAGEVALGILIGVVVPLVAIRLESSRFFASSAAYAPLNAVAIGLLVLALGMATHANLFLAAFAAGVTVATVGPAQREAFHPVGEVVTEVLKLAALLVFGALISPQFLGEVSGLGYLFAVLAIVVARPVAIALSFVGADLPWREQAAAAWFGPKGFASVVYGLLVLNSGIAEADQLFHLVAITVALSILAHSSTDVLVARSFTRWPQQAPVPEEGRTGP, from the coding sequence GTGACCGCACTGCTGCTCGTGTTCGCGGCCTGCCTGCTCGTGGCGGTCCTCGTCTCCTCGCTCGCCGGCCGGACGGTGCTGTCGACCGCGGTCCTGTTCCTCGTCGCCGGTTTCGTCGTCGGTGACGGCGTGACGGGGCTGGTGCCGCTCGACCCCGACGACGAGGTCGTCGCCGGGCTCGCGGAGCTGGCGCTGTTCTCCGTGCTCTTCACCGACGGGATGCGGGTGGGGTGGCGCGACCTGCGCTCGGCGTGGCGGCTGCCCGGCCGCGCGCTCGCGCTCGGCCTGCCGCTCACCCTCGCCGTCACCGCGCTGCTCGCGCACCTCCTCCTCGGGCTCGGCTGGGTGGAGTCGCTGCTGCTCGGCGCCGTGCTCGCCCCCACCGACCCGGTCTTCGCCGCGGCGCTCGTCGGCGACGAGAAGGTGCCACCGCGGCTGCGGCACCTGCTCAACGTCGAGTCCGGCGTCAACGACGGTCTCGCCCTGCCCTTCGTCGTCGTCTTCCTCGCCGTCGCGTCGCAGTCGGAGGACCTCCACCCCGGCGCGCTCGCGGGCGAGGTGGCGCTCGGCATCCTCATCGGCGTCGTGGTCCCCCTCGTCGCCATCCGGCTGGAGTCCAGCCGCTTCTTCGCCTCCTCCGCCGCGTACGCACCGCTCAACGCCGTCGCGATCGGGCTGCTCGTGCTCGCCCTCGGCATGGCCACGCACGCCAACCTCTTCCTCGCCGCCTTCGCCGCGGGCGTCACCGTGGCGACCGTCGGACCGGCGCAGCGGGAGGCGTTCCACCCGGTCGGGGAGGTGGTGACCGAGGTGCTCAAGCTCGCGGCGCTGCTCGTGTTCGGCGCCCTCATCTCGCCGCAGTTCCTCGGCGAGGTGTCGGGCCTCGGCTACCTCTTCGCCGTCCTCGCCATCGTCGTGGCGCGCCCGGTCGCCATCGCGCTGTCGTTCGTCGGCGCGGACCTGCCGTGGCGGGAGCAGGCCGCGGCGGCGTGGTTCGGGCCGAAGGGCTTCGCCTCGGTCGTGTACGGGCTGCTCGTCCTCAACTCCGGCATCGCGGAGGCCGACCAGCTCTTCCACCTCGTCGCCATCACGGTCGCGCTGTCGATCCTCGCCCACTCCTCGACGGACGTGCTCGTGGCGCGGTCCTTCACGCGCTGGCCGCAGCAGGCACCGGTGCCCGAGGAGGGACGCACCGGTCCGTGA
- a CDS encoding glutathione-independent formaldehyde dehydrogenase, which produces MRAVVYRGPRSVAVEDVPDARVQDPTDAVIRITTTNICGSDLHMYEGRTTVEEGKVLGHENMGVVEEVGPAVSRIEVGDRVSVPFNIACGSCRNCLHGWTSFCLRTNPIDGMDGAAYGYANMGPYDGGQAEYLRVPFADVNLLELPEGGEHEDDFTMLSDIFPTGWHGTELAGVSPGEDVVVFGGGPVGLMAAHSALIKGAARVFVVDKEADRLRLAEEIGGIPVDYSAGDPVEQLTELTQGRGCDRGVEAVGYQAHDASGDENPSLVLDQLVQAVRSTGGIGVVGVYVPEDPGAATEGAKEGRIGWDYGTFFTKGQSMGTGQAPVMRYNRQLRDLIVAGRARPSFIVSHHLGLDEAVEGYERFDNRESGWTKVLLNPHGAVA; this is translated from the coding sequence ATGAGAGCAGTCGTCTACCGAGGCCCCAGGTCCGTCGCCGTGGAGGACGTCCCCGACGCCCGCGTGCAGGACCCGACGGACGCCGTCATCCGCATCACCACGACCAACATCTGCGGCTCCGACCTCCACATGTACGAGGGTCGGACCACCGTCGAGGAGGGCAAGGTCCTCGGCCACGAGAACATGGGCGTCGTCGAGGAGGTCGGACCCGCCGTCTCCCGGATCGAGGTCGGAGACCGCGTCTCCGTGCCCTTCAACATCGCGTGCGGCTCGTGCCGCAACTGCCTGCACGGCTGGACGTCGTTCTGCCTGCGCACGAACCCGATCGACGGCATGGACGGCGCGGCCTACGGCTACGCGAACATGGGCCCGTACGACGGTGGGCAGGCGGAGTACCTGCGGGTCCCCTTCGCCGACGTCAACCTCCTCGAGCTGCCCGAGGGCGGCGAGCACGAGGACGACTTCACCATGCTGAGCGACATCTTCCCGACGGGCTGGCACGGCACCGAGCTCGCCGGCGTCAGCCCGGGTGAGGACGTCGTCGTCTTCGGCGGCGGCCCGGTCGGCCTCATGGCCGCCCACAGCGCGCTCATCAAGGGCGCGGCTCGCGTCTTCGTCGTCGACAAGGAGGCGGACCGGCTGCGTCTCGCCGAGGAGATCGGCGGCATCCCCGTCGACTACTCGGCCGGCGACCCCGTCGAGCAGCTCACCGAGCTGACGCAGGGCCGCGGCTGCGACCGTGGTGTCGAGGCGGTCGGGTACCAGGCCCACGACGCCTCCGGCGACGAGAACCCGTCGCTCGTGCTCGACCAGCTCGTGCAGGCCGTCCGCTCCACCGGCGGCATCGGCGTGGTCGGCGTCTACGTGCCGGAGGACCCCGGGGCCGCGACCGAGGGCGCCAAGGAGGGCCGGATCGGCTGGGACTACGGGACGTTCTTCACGAAGGGCCAGTCGATGGGCACCGGCCAGGCGCCGGTCATGCGCTACAACCGCCAGCTGCGCGACCTCATCGTCGCGGGCCGGGCGCGGCCGTCGTTCATCGTGAGCCACCACCTCGGCCTCGACGAGGCGGTGGAGGGCTACGAGCGCTTCGACAACCGGGAGTCCGGCTGGACCAAGGTCCTGCTCAACCCGCACGGCGCGGTCGCCTGA
- a CDS encoding M14 family metallopeptidase translates to MRRTAPALLAATALVAGLLGASTAAASPPDDVPGPDERYDVWTGDVTLDQVEDIVGLGVDRHELDVAALARQRGKDARARVEVILSGKEAERLQRKGLDLELKEVEDGESVALRATALQESGYEVWQKYSGPGGLKEEVEQAAREHPRIAKAVTIGQSVQGQDIVAVKVTRNARQVPDGQRPAVVYLSAQHAREWITPEMTTRLLHHVLDSYGRDREITELVSSRELWFVPVANPDGYDFTFEPGQRLWRKNLRDNNGDGTITPGDGVDLNRNYPYKWGYDNEGSSPNPSSETYRGPAPGSEPETQALDAFIADLDPEFFVNYHSAAELLLYGIGWQVATPSPDDVIYEALAGDDAEPAVPGYDPDISAELYTTNGDTDTHLQELYGTLGFTPEMSTCEAASAVDPDDEWDPAECGSGFEFPDDEGLVQAEFEKNIPFALSVARSAADPDDPVTVTGRTAADFVVDTFDVSYGDPQTVAVTAKRALRNLLLRYRVDGGPVRTARAAEWTGGERYGDENDDYYAEYRGAVSGAGEGSAVEVWFTGVKPGTGPVASDRFTYTVESDSGDDVLVIANEDYTGVNPDYPDSVTAPKYLDAHVQAVEDAGYSADTWDVDAQGVPHDLGVLSHYDAVVWYLGDNRITQDPEDLLTESPFGPLPDASVAERQQYLTLAVRDYLNEGGALVHAGETVQYQGLSGISTAVGGLYYGLNGAPDEECVVSPRPTGSTAGFFDDCLILADDFRQYWLGAYTRSDTTGPQGIAGVADPIEGFSAALGGPVVEGDNPLDEAGVFVPTSDVLPPEDFPQFADSRGAVEYSSADGSRPFAPVEGERYAGALHGDDTWTRLTRTVAVPAGSTAQLQLQLQYAVEPGYDHVVVEARTAGGDDWTTLPDLNGGTNTDVPAECEAGFFLESHPFLARYLTVDPAGCTATGTSGEWNSFTGASDGWTEAAFDLSAYAGSTVEVSVSYVTDPAFGEVGAFVDDTRVVVDGQVVDADGFEGATSAWTVTGPPPGSPGNASDWQVGVEGLVQVFGGTATDSTLLLGVGLEQVASAEDRAELLRRALDGLVGRP, encoded by the coding sequence ATGCGTCGTACCGCGCCCGCCCTGCTCGCCGCCACCGCCCTCGTCGCCGGTCTGCTCGGCGCCTCCACCGCGGCGGCGTCGCCGCCGGACGACGTCCCGGGACCGGACGAGCGGTACGACGTCTGGACCGGTGATGTCACCCTCGACCAGGTCGAGGACATCGTCGGTCTCGGGGTCGACCGGCACGAGCTCGACGTCGCGGCCCTGGCCCGCCAGCGGGGCAAGGACGCGCGCGCCAGGGTCGAGGTCATCCTCAGCGGCAAGGAGGCCGAGCGCCTGCAGCGCAAGGGCCTGGACCTCGAGCTCAAGGAGGTCGAGGACGGCGAGTCCGTCGCCCTGCGCGCCACCGCGCTCCAGGAGAGCGGCTACGAGGTGTGGCAGAAGTACTCCGGCCCCGGCGGCCTCAAGGAGGAGGTCGAGCAGGCCGCCCGCGAGCACCCGCGCATCGCGAAGGCCGTCACCATCGGCCAGAGCGTGCAGGGCCAGGACATCGTCGCGGTGAAGGTGACCCGCAACGCCCGGCAGGTGCCCGACGGCCAGCGCCCCGCCGTCGTCTACCTGTCCGCGCAGCACGCGCGGGAGTGGATCACCCCGGAGATGACGACCCGGCTGCTGCACCACGTGCTCGACTCCTACGGCCGCGACCGCGAGATCACCGAGCTCGTCAGCAGCCGCGAGCTGTGGTTCGTGCCCGTCGCGAACCCCGACGGGTACGACTTCACCTTCGAGCCCGGCCAGCGGCTGTGGCGCAAGAACCTCCGCGACAACAACGGTGACGGCACCATCACCCCGGGCGACGGCGTCGACCTCAACCGCAACTACCCGTACAAGTGGGGCTACGACAACGAGGGCTCCTCGCCGAACCCCTCGAGCGAGACCTACCGCGGCCCAGCCCCGGGCTCCGAGCCGGAGACCCAGGCCCTCGACGCCTTCATCGCCGACCTCGACCCCGAGTTCTTCGTCAACTACCACTCGGCGGCCGAGCTGCTGCTCTACGGCATCGGCTGGCAGGTCGCGACACCGTCGCCCGACGACGTCATCTACGAGGCGCTCGCCGGCGACGACGCCGAGCCCGCGGTGCCGGGCTACGACCCCGACATCTCCGCGGAGCTGTACACGACCAACGGCGACACCGACACGCACCTGCAGGAGCTGTACGGCACGCTCGGGTTCACCCCCGAGATGTCGACGTGCGAGGCCGCGTCGGCGGTCGACCCCGACGACGAGTGGGACCCGGCGGAGTGCGGCAGCGGGTTCGAGTTCCCCGACGACGAGGGCCTCGTGCAGGCGGAGTTCGAGAAGAACATCCCGTTCGCTCTGTCGGTCGCGCGCTCGGCGGCCGACCCCGACGACCCGGTGACGGTGACGGGCCGGACCGCCGCCGACTTCGTCGTCGACACGTTCGACGTCTCCTACGGCGACCCGCAGACCGTCGCCGTCACCGCCAAGCGCGCCCTTCGCAACCTGCTGCTGCGCTACCGGGTCGACGGCGGCCCGGTGCGGACCGCGCGCGCCGCGGAGTGGACGGGCGGCGAGCGCTACGGCGACGAGAACGACGACTACTACGCGGAGTACCGCGGGGCGGTCAGCGGCGCCGGCGAGGGCAGCGCGGTCGAGGTGTGGTTCACGGGCGTCAAGCCCGGGACCGGGCCCGTGGCCAGCGACCGCTTCACGTACACCGTCGAGTCCGACAGCGGCGACGACGTCCTCGTCATCGCCAACGAGGACTACACGGGCGTCAACCCCGACTACCCCGACTCGGTGACGGCACCGAAGTACCTCGACGCCCACGTCCAGGCGGTCGAGGACGCGGGCTACAGCGCGGACACGTGGGACGTCGACGCCCAGGGCGTGCCGCACGACCTCGGCGTGCTGTCGCACTACGACGCCGTCGTCTGGTACCTCGGCGACAACCGGATCACGCAGGACCCGGAGGACCTGCTGACGGAGTCGCCGTTCGGGCCGCTGCCCGACGCCTCGGTCGCCGAGCGCCAGCAGTACCTCACGCTCGCCGTGCGGGACTACCTCAACGAGGGCGGCGCCCTCGTGCACGCCGGTGAGACGGTCCAGTACCAGGGCCTGTCCGGCATCAGCACCGCCGTCGGCGGCCTGTACTACGGCCTCAACGGCGCCCCCGACGAGGAGTGCGTCGTCTCGCCCCGCCCCACGGGCAGCACCGCGGGCTTCTTCGACGACTGCCTCATCCTCGCCGACGACTTCCGCCAGTACTGGCTCGGCGCGTACACGCGCTCCGACACCACGGGGCCCCAGGGAATCGCGGGCGTCGCGGACCCGATCGAGGGCTTCTCGGCCGCGCTGGGCGGGCCGGTCGTCGAGGGGGACAACCCGCTCGACGAGGCCGGTGTCTTCGTCCCGACCAGCGACGTGCTGCCGCCGGAGGACTTCCCGCAGTTCGCGGACTCGCGCGGGGCGGTCGAGTACTCCTCGGCCGACGGCAGCCGGCCGTTCGCGCCGGTCGAGGGCGAGCGCTACGCGGGCGCCCTGCACGGCGACGACACGTGGACGCGCCTCACGCGCACCGTCGCGGTCCCGGCCGGCAGCACGGCGCAGCTGCAGCTGCAGCTGCAGTACGCCGTGGAGCCGGGCTACGACCACGTCGTCGTCGAGGCCCGGACGGCGGGCGGGGACGACTGGACGACCCTGCCGGACCTGAACGGCGGCACGAACACCGACGTGCCGGCGGAGTGCGAGGCCGGCTTCTTCCTCGAGTCGCACCCGTTCCTCGCCCGGTACCTGACGGTCGACCCGGCCGGGTGCACCGCGACCGGCACGAGCGGGGAGTGGAACTCCTTCACCGGCGCCAGCGACGGCTGGACCGAGGCGGCGTTCGACCTCTCGGCCTACGCCGGCTCGACGGTCGAGGTGTCCGTCTCCTACGTCACCGACCCGGCGTTCGGGGAGGTCGGCGCCTTCGTCGACGACACCCGCGTGGTCGTCGACGGCCAGGTGGTCGACGCGGACGGGTTCGAGGGCGCGACGTCGGCGTGGACCGTCACCGGCCCGCCGCCCGGCAGCCCGGGCAACGCCTCAGACTGGCAGGTCGGGGTCGAGGGCCTCGTGCAGGTCTTCGGCGGCACGGCGACCGACTCGACCCTGCTGCTGGGCGTCGGTCTGGAGCAGGTCGCGAGCGCCGAGGACCGCGCCGAGCTCCTGCGGCGGGCCCTGGACGGACTCGTCGGGCGGCCCTGA